The following is a genomic window from Blattabacterium cuenoti.
GATGATTCTATTCCTAGAATAATAATTGGTTGTTTTAATGTCATTAATAAAAATATTATTAAATTTTTTATTATTATTAATAAGATTTAATTAAAACTAAATATTACTTATATTTATAATAATAAAAAATTAATATAAACAAATTTTTTACTACAGTTTTAATAAAAAATTTATTTATTCAAAATATAAAACAATGATTCTAAGAACTGATAAAATTGATAATACTATTGTAAAAAAATTAAATTTAAATGCTAGAATGCCATATACTGAAATCAGTAAACAAATCAGTAAAGAAATTAAACCATTATCTGTTGGGACTATTCACGTAAGAGTTAAAAAATTAGAAAATGCTGGAATTATTAGAGGAAGTAGATTAATTATAGGTTACGAATCATTAGGATTTAAACTGAAAATTTTAGTTGGTATATTATCAGATTCTAAAAAATCACAATTTGTGCAAAAATATCTCAAAAAAATTCCTAATATTGTTCAATTATATATTACTTCTGGTATATACAATTTTTTCTGTAGAATTATTGTTAGAGATATTTTAGATGCTAAAACAATTATTGATCAAATAGGACAAATTCAAGGTGTCATTAGAACTGAATCTACTATTTGTTTAGAAGAAAGTATTAATGATGAAAATAGATTATTATCTAATATATAATTTGAAGTGTTGGTAGTGGTGGGAGAATTGCCGGAGTGGTTAACGGAACAGTTTGCTAAACTGTCAGTATATCAAAAATACTGCGTGGGTTCGAATCCCACATTCTCCGCATAAAGCATAAACGGGGTATAGCGTAGTCTGGTTATCGCGCCTGGTTTGGGACCAGGAAATCGTAGGTTCAAATCCTGCTACCCCGACACAAAATAATAATAAATCTCATCAATGGTCACGTAGCTCAAATGGATAGAGCAACTGCCTTCTAAGCAGTAGGTAACAGGTTCGAATCCTGTCGTGATCACTAACTATTTATGTTTTTTTTTAATTAAAATTTCATCAATCATACCATATTCTTTAGCTTCTTGAGAAGTCATCCAATAATCTCTATCAGAATCTTTTTCTATTTTACTTATATCTCTTCCAGAATGTGTAGAAATAATTTTATATAATTCTTTTTTTAATTTTAATATTTCACGTACCGTAATTTCTATATCTGACGCTTGCCCATGTGTTCCTCCAATTGGTTGATGAATCATAATTCTAGAATGTTTTAAGCCAGATCTTTTCTTTTTTACTCCAGCACAAAGTAAAATAGCGGCCATAGATGCTGCAACTCCAGTACAAATAGTTGCAACATCTGGTTCAATAATTTGCATAGTATCATAAATACCTAATCCAGCATGGACTTCTCCTCCAGGTGAATTAATATAAATTTGTATGTCTTTAGAAGAATCTAAAGACTGTAAAAATAATAATTGAGCCTGAATAATATTAGCTATTTGATCACTAATATGAGTTCCTAGAAATATCACACGATCCATCATTAATCTAGAAAATACATCCATTTGTGCTATATTCAATTTTCTTTCTTCAACAATATAAGGAGTCATTAATTTTATATATTGTTCTAACAAAAGACTATTTATTTTATGATGTTTAATAGCGTATTTAAGAAATTCTTCTGAATTTAGTTGATAATCATTCATTATAATTACTCAATTTGTTATAAAAAATTTTATATAAAATATAAAAATTATATAATTAATTCATATAAATTATTATAGTGTATAAAAAATTAGCAATTCAAACTATGATTTATTCATTGGGATGTATTTTCCCAAGAATTGTAAATTATATTTTTATAAAATTTTTTACTCAAAATTTACAAATTTCAGAATTTTCTATTTATACAGATATGTATTCTCTATCTTTTATTGCTATTTCATTTTTATCTTTTGGATTAGAAAATACCTATTTTAGATTTAAATCTAAAACAAACTATACATCTAAAGTAGTATTTTCAACAGCCGTAATAATGCAATTTATAATATCTTCATTTTATTTAATATTATCAATAATATTATTAAAATACTTAATTCATATTATTGGATATAAAAATCATTTAGAATATGTAATCATGTTTATTTTAATAATATTTTTTGATACTATTTGTATTTTACCTATGGCCTGGTTAAGATCTAAAGAAATGGCTTTAAAATATACAATAATTAATATGATTAATATTTTAATACAATCTTTTTTAATCATATATATGTTTTTTTGTTATAATAATATTAATAATAATCATATAAATAATATGTATTTTTTATTATTTAATATTATCAATGCCTTTACAGATAAAACAGGATATATATTTTTTTCAAATTTAATTGCTTCTATCAGTAATTTTTTATTCACATTTTCAATTATTATAAAACAAGTTAAAATAAAAAATTTTAATTTCAAATTATCTAAAGAAATGTTAATTTATGGAATTCCAATTATGTTAAGCAGCATTGCTTTTTCTATTAATGAAAATTTAGATAAAATATTAATTAAAAGATGGGGCTCTGATACAATAAATGGAGCATATTCAGCATGTTATAAAATAGCATCTTTTATGACTTTATATTTAAAATCTTTTAGATTAGGAGTTGAACCATTTTTTTTTAAAAAATCAAAAGATTATAATGCAGAATATTATTATGAAAAATTAATATATACATTTATTTTATTTGGATTAATTTTTTATATTTTAATATGTGGAAATATTTCTGATATTATCAAATTATTAATTAATAAAAGATATCATTTAGCTATTTCAATTATTCCAATCGTAATGATGGGCAATTTATTATTAGGAATTTATACAAATTTATCTATTTTTTATAAAGTTATAGATAAACCTATTATTGGAACATACATATCTATAATTGGTGTAATTATTACATTTATATTCAATATAATTTTTATTCGTTTTCCTAATTATAAAAATAGTTTTATGATTCCTGCTTGGGGTACATTATTATCTTATGGTTCTATGCTTATAATTTTATA
Proteins encoded in this region:
- a CDS encoding Lrp/AsnC family transcriptional regulator, with product MILRTDKIDNTIVKKLNLNARMPYTEISKQISKEIKPLSVGTIHVRVKKLENAGIIRGSRLIIGYESLGFKLKILVGILSDSKKSQFVQKYLKKIPNIVQLYITSGIYNFFCRIIVRDILDAKTIIDQIGQIQGVIRTESTICLEESINDENRLLSNI
- the clpP gene encoding ATP-dependent Clp endopeptidase proteolytic subunit ClpP, whose protein sequence is MNDYQLNSEEFLKYAIKHHKINSLLLEQYIKLMTPYIVEERKLNIAQMDVFSRLMMDRVIFLGTHISDQIANIIQAQLLFLQSLDSSKDIQIYINSPGGEVHAGLGIYDTMQIIEPDVATICTGVAASMAAILLCAGVKKKRSGLKHSRIMIHQPIGGTHGQASDIEITVREILKLKKELYKIISTHSGRDISKIEKDSDRDYWMTSQEAKEYGMIDEILIKKKHK
- a CDS encoding lipopolysaccharide biosynthesis protein, producing MIYSLGCIFPRIVNYIFIKFFTQNLQISEFSIYTDMYSLSFIAISFLSFGLENTYFRFKSKTNYTSKVVFSTAVIMQFIISSFYLILSIILLKYLIHIIGYKNHLEYVIMFILIIFFDTICILPMAWLRSKEMALKYTIINMINILIQSFLIIYMFFCYNNINNNHINNMYFLLFNIINAFTDKTGYIFFSNLIASISNFLFTFSIIIKQVKIKNFNFKLSKEMLIYGIPIMLSSIAFSINENLDKILIKRWGSDTINGAYSACYKIASFMTLYLKSFRLGVEPFFFKKSKDYNAEYYYEKLIYTFILFGLIFYILICGNISDIIKLLINKRYHLAISIIPIVMMGNLLLGIYTNLSIFYKVIDKPIIGTYISIIGVIITFIFNIIFIRFPNYKNSFMIPAWGTLLSYGSMLIILYFLFFQHFRKTWNIIIHLFCAIIIVYIEFCSKNLKYRLFFQFLYLILFLFLEQNHFFNKKKHFK